A genome region from Haliotis asinina isolate JCU_RB_2024 chromosome 11, JCU_Hal_asi_v2, whole genome shotgun sequence includes the following:
- the LOC137255424 gene encoding neuronal acetylcholine receptor subunit alpha-5-like, with the protein MRVNVSVSFAPIAVVAVEEASQIFRLSGTLTLSWTDPWLSWNISNGILRLNFDHDEIWTPDFIIPNGVGDKISSLRASMPISVDFAGRTLMFIIDEFETICNLDVTRYPYDEQVCHMSVLGLFDTSLYLGDQDFIKIFSEYFTGSSEWELVNTTFHQEHLQSVFSILPYVDIQFHLRRLSIFYTLSVIFPMCLLSFLNACVFLLPAASGEKVSFLVSIFVSGAVFLNYINDAIPKSGIASRLTIYLVLLLSQSALALLATILVMNIHHRQGALLSFCRLNVKVTNMNNKPSAWNETRDVPKTEDARRLDMFLFVLFVLMAAASILVFYV; encoded by the coding sequence ATGCGAGTAAACGTTTCAGTAAGCTTTGCCCCTATAGCTGTTGTCGCCGTGGAAGAGGCCAGTCAGATCTTTCGTCTAAGCGGCACGCTGACTTTGTCTTGGACAGATCCTTGGTTGTCATGGAACATCAGCAATGGTATTTTACGCCTTAACTTTGATCATGATGAGATATGGACACCAGACTTCATAATTCCAAACGGTGTGGGAGACAAGATTTCCTCCTTAAGAGCTAGCATGCCTATCTCCGTAGACTTTGCCGGAAGAACACTCATGTTCATTATTGATGAATTCGAGACAATTTGCAATTTAGATGTGACAAGGTATCCCTATGATGAACAGGTTTGTCACATGTCAGTTCTTGGTCTATTCGATACAAGTCTATATCTTGGAGATCAAGATTTCATCAAGatattttctgaatattttacTGGCAGCAGTGAGTGGGAGTTGGTCAACACTACTTTCCACCAGGAGCATCTGCAATCAGTCTTTTCAATCTTACCTTACGTTGACATCCAATTCCACCTTCGGCGTCTCAGCATCTTCTACACCCTCAGCGTCATCTTTCCCATGTGTCTCCTCTCCTTCCTCAACGCCTGTGTATTCCTGTTGCCTGCTGCCTCTGGGGAGAAGGTCTCCTTCCTCGTCTCCATCTTCGTGTCCGGAGCGGTGTTCCTCAACTACATCAACGATGCTATCCCAAAGTCCGGCATCGCCTCGCGTCTGACAATCTACCTTGTTTTGCTTCTGTCACAGAGTGCTCTGGCTCTGCTGGCCACAATTCTGGTGATGAACATCCACCACCGACAGGGAGCGCTGCTTAGTTTCTGTCGtctgaatgtcaaggtcacaaaTATGAACAACAAACCTAGTGCATGGAATGAAACCCGGGATGTCCCGAAAACTGAAGATGCCAGAAGACTAGATATGTTCCtgtttgtgttatttgtgtTAATGGCAGCAGCCTCTATTCTTGTATTTTATGTGTAG
- the LOC137255425 gene encoding neuronal acetylcholine receptor subunit non-alpha-2-like produces MPVSVDFAGTSVMFIIDEFETICDLDVTRYPYDEQVCHMSVLGLFDTSLYFEGQDFSKIFSEYFTGSSEWELVNTTFHEEYLQTVFETLRYVDIEFRLRRLSIFYTLSVIFPMCLLSFLNACVFLLPAASGEKVSFLVSIFVSGAVFLNYINDAIPKSGNASRLTIYLVLLLSQSALALLATLVVMNIHHRQGALLSFCKKVKVANGKNKTSAWNETGGLQKDEGAVRLDKFLFVLFVLMAAASIFVFYV; encoded by the coding sequence ATGCCTGTCTCCGTAGACTTTGCCGGTACCTCAGTGATGTTTATCATTGATGAATTCGAGACGATTTGCGATTTGGATGTGACAAGGTATCCGTATGATGAACAGGTTTGTCACATGTCCGTTCTTGGTCTATTCGACACAAGTCTTTATTTTGAGGGCCAAGATTTTAGTAAAATTTTCTCTGAATATTTTACCGGCAGTAGTGAATGGGAACTGGTCAACACTACTTTCCATGAGGAGTACCTTCAAACAGTCTTTGAAACTTTGCGTTACGTTGATATTGAATTCCGCCTTCGACGTCTCAGCATCTTCTACACCCTCAGCGTCATCTTCCCAATGTGTCTCCTCTCCTTCCTCAACGCCTGTGTCTTCCTGTTGCCTGCAGCTTCGGGGGAGAAGGTCTCCTTCCTCGTCTCTATCTTCGTGTCCGGAGCGGTGTTCCTCAACTACATCAACGATGCTATCCCAAAGTCCGGCAACGCCTCTCGTCTGACAATCTACCTGGTTTTGCTTCTGTCACAGAGTGCTCTGGCTCTGCTGGCCACACTTGTGGTAATGAACATCCACCACCGACAGGGAGCGCTGCTTAGTTTCTGTAAGAAGGTCAAAGTCGCAAATGGGAAAAACAAAACTAGTGCATGGAATGAAACCGGAGGTTTACAGAAAGATGAAGGCGCTGTTAGACTTGACAAGTTTCTTTTTGTGTTATTTGTGTTGATGGCAGCAGCCtctatttttgtattttatgtgtAG